The following proteins are co-located in the Polystyrenella longa genome:
- a CDS encoding cofactor-independent phosphoglycerate mutase, translating into MKYVLVIPDGVADEPQESLGGKTPLQASHKPNMDRVCKTGIIGQADNVPPSLPAGSDVGTMSLFGYDPLEFHTGRAPIEAAAQGIELGPDDWAVRCNLVTIQDGIMRSFTAEQISSELGAELLKSMQAAQPAGSPWQFIPGVSYRNLLLYRGEGQAAPFDQKTATYPPHDITDKEVDPWLPAGKGGDLLQELMKQSEGIFLSCDSNQARAGGVPPASGVWLWGQGKAPSLVDFKTRFGLSGAVITAVDLLRGLGRLIGWDVVEVPGATGYLDTDYTAKGQYAIETIKEKDFVVVHVEATDEASHEGNAVEKVKALEAIDREIVGPVHEFLQSQGEYRLLVSPDHPTLLRTKTHSHGYVPFTMCGTGIDADGAETYDEPTAAKSAISIPGHEVIPLLVR; encoded by the coding sequence ATGAAATACGTTCTGGTCATTCCCGATGGTGTTGCCGACGAACCCCAGGAATCGCTGGGCGGCAAAACCCCCCTGCAGGCATCTCACAAGCCGAACATGGACAGAGTATGCAAAACAGGCATTATCGGTCAGGCAGACAATGTCCCACCGTCGCTTCCAGCCGGGAGTGATGTAGGTACGATGAGCCTGTTCGGATACGACCCCCTTGAATTTCACACCGGTCGGGCACCAATCGAAGCAGCGGCACAGGGAATCGAATTGGGACCGGACGATTGGGCCGTTCGCTGCAATCTGGTGACGATTCAAGATGGGATCATGCGTAGTTTTACAGCGGAACAGATTTCATCTGAGTTGGGAGCAGAGCTACTCAAGTCGATGCAAGCCGCCCAACCTGCCGGTTCACCGTGGCAATTCATACCCGGAGTCAGCTACCGAAACTTGCTGCTCTACCGCGGCGAAGGCCAGGCAGCTCCATTTGATCAAAAAACCGCCACCTACCCGCCGCACGACATCACTGACAAAGAGGTCGATCCCTGGTTGCCGGCTGGAAAAGGGGGCGACTTGCTGCAGGAGCTAATGAAACAGAGTGAGGGAATCTTTCTGAGCTGCGATTCCAATCAAGCTCGGGCGGGTGGCGTTCCCCCTGCTAGTGGGGTCTGGCTGTGGGGACAGGGGAAAGCCCCGTCGCTGGTTGATTTCAAAACACGTTTCGGCCTGTCCGGCGCCGTCATCACGGCGGTCGACCTGCTGCGAGGTCTCGGGCGTTTAATCGGTTGGGATGTGGTTGAGGTCCCCGGTGCCACGGGCTATCTCGACACCGACTACACCGCCAAAGGTCAGTATGCGATTGAAACGATCAAGGAAAAAGACTTCGTCGTCGTTCATGTGGAGGCGACCGACGAAGCATCCCACGAGGGCAATGCAGTAGAAAAAGTGAAAGCTCTCGAAGCCATTGACCGGGAAATTGTCGGCCCAGTACATGAATTCCTGCAGTCACAGGGTGAATATCGGTTACTGGTTTCTCCCGATCATCCGACATTGCTGCGGACCAAAACGCATAGTCACGGTTACGTTCCTTTCACCATGTGTGGAACAGGAATCGATGCCGATGGAGCGGAAACCTACGACGAACCGACTGCGGCCAAATCGGCCATTTCCATTCCAGGCCATGAAGTCATTCCATTGCTGGTTCGATAA
- a CDS encoding amino acid kinase family protein codes for MRTVLYKIGGSLLSDSSLFNRLDAYLSQREEDEFPLLLFGGGPVVDVVRGYDKQYGLGEESSHQLALQGMELNAALAVDRLPKAFPVYSAMELEVARRKLTGRPVLFVCSLIEELEEHKELEQNPNGLLPPTWNTTSDSIAAWLTQKLRLDELRLVKSITAPVWQELKSGTSLAVDPEFSNWLDGIPDLTWLDFQTESELVYLKSSTGKLG; via the coding sequence ATGCGTACGGTGCTCTATAAAATCGGAGGAAGCCTGCTGTCGGACAGTTCGCTTTTCAACCGTCTGGATGCCTACCTGAGTCAGCGAGAAGAGGATGAGTTCCCCCTGCTATTATTCGGAGGAGGCCCGGTCGTTGATGTTGTTCGGGGGTACGACAAACAATATGGGCTTGGCGAAGAATCGTCGCATCAACTCGCTTTGCAGGGAATGGAACTCAATGCAGCCCTCGCTGTCGACCGTCTCCCCAAGGCGTTCCCGGTTTACTCCGCGATGGAACTCGAAGTCGCCCGGCGGAAATTGACTGGTCGTCCCGTTCTGTTTGTCTGTTCGTTAATAGAAGAGCTGGAGGAGCACAAGGAACTGGAGCAAAATCCGAACGGCCTGTTGCCCCCCACGTGGAACACGACCAGCGACAGTATCGCCGCTTGGTTGACTCAAAAGCTTCGCTTGGACGAACTTCGCCTGGTCAAATCGATCACGGCCCCTGTCTGGCAGGAACTAAAGAGTGGGACCTCATTGGCGGTTGATCCGGAGTTTTCAAACTGGCTCGACGGCATTCCCGATTTGACTTGGCTCGATTTTCAAACAGAATCAGAGTTAGTCTATTTGAAATCATCCACTGGGAAGCTCGGCTGA
- the dnaE gene encoding DNA polymerase III subunit alpha: MSERPFAHLHCHTHYSLLDGATRIPDLVQKVKANGMDSVAITDHGNLYGAMEFYNTCRAEEVNPIVGMEAYIAPLSRFDRSSSRMRDSSYHLTLLAMNSVGFQNLVRLSSKSFLEGFYYKPRIDKEILEQFNEGLICLSGCASSELSRMILAEKWTECEELISWYQRVFGDRFYMEIQNSGVEIQRECGEGTIDLANRLGLPLVATNDAHYLDQEDAGPHDVLLCINTGSLRSDEKRMRMSTTEFHVRTPDEMYAAFPTHHEAVKRSQEIANRVDIQLEQKKHYPVFYPPDNKSDIDYLREVCEQQLVARFEPEELTDAHWERLAFELNVIKQMGYASYFLIVWDFVRFAEDNGIPCTARGSACGALVAFVLGLSTVCPLKYDLLFERFLDPSRKEPPDIDIDFCRDRRQMVIDYTKQKYGEDCVSQIGTYGTLKAKMAIRDVGRALGVPLSRVNDIAGMIPETLNIKLSAALKESPELKSAYDQDSEVKEMLDIAMRLEGLSRSAGTHAAGVVVADTPLYELLPLQKITGKQDILTQWDGPTVESVGLLKMDFLGLRNLTILDKSVQNVKKHQKIDIIPHKLPLDDQETFALLQRGETKGIFQLESGGMRDLLTKMKPDSFSDIIATSALYRPGPLEGGMVMTYVNVKHGREPIPEVHPIIDAILNETYGVMVYQEQVMRILNRLGGIELPSSYQCIKAISKKKLKIIAMYKEQFLKGSVEKGLAEDKAKNIFEMIEKFAGYGFNKSHSTAYGAIAYQTAYLKAHYPVEFMAALLSCGMESSDRITEHVDDARRMKLEVLPPDVNRSDVDFTVDGDKIIFGMGALKGVGDATVKAIVEERNANGPFLHIFDLTERIDPKLLNRSSLELLVKAGALDNLGGNREQLTLVVDRAVQASISRQKDRQSGQKSLFGDDEPAAAGEEEAVVVSLPDAPDWTHSQKLAAEKEVFGFYLTSHPLTERQAEITRYASHTVHDVGDQDDGVEVTLGGMVSSIKKATTKKPSRNGNSKYINFDFEDPTGIVRCIMWPEEFSRMGDKIEPEAILYVKGKVDRRSREPNIVVNKVLTVEEADKEYTTQVAIKFQNGMHTRHDMVKVRDILDRYPGNTEVVLLLDSQNEEEDRMRYVISTPAALRVTCSTGFREELATAIGNANFRMHAPAVKQRRASASIGR; this comes from the coding sequence ATGTCTGAACGTCCTTTTGCTCATTTGCACTGTCACACCCACTACAGTCTATTGGATGGTGCTACTCGAATTCCTGATCTGGTGCAGAAGGTAAAAGCCAACGGGATGGACTCAGTCGCGATTACCGACCACGGGAATCTTTACGGAGCGATGGAGTTTTACAATACCTGCCGTGCGGAGGAGGTCAATCCGATCGTCGGGATGGAAGCATACATTGCTCCTCTCAGCCGTTTCGACCGCTCCTCCTCCCGCATGAGGGATTCAAGTTACCACCTGACATTGCTCGCCATGAACTCCGTCGGGTTCCAAAACCTGGTTCGCCTCAGCTCCAAATCATTTCTGGAAGGATTCTATTATAAACCGCGAATCGACAAAGAAATTCTGGAGCAATTCAATGAAGGATTAATTTGCCTCTCCGGTTGCGCCTCGAGTGAACTTTCCCGCATGATTCTGGCGGAGAAATGGACCGAATGCGAAGAACTGATCTCCTGGTACCAACGCGTATTCGGGGACCGGTTCTATATGGAAATCCAGAACAGTGGTGTCGAAATTCAGCGAGAATGCGGCGAAGGGACCATCGATCTCGCCAATCGTCTAGGCTTGCCACTGGTCGCGACGAACGATGCCCACTATCTGGACCAGGAAGACGCAGGTCCTCACGATGTTCTGCTCTGTATCAATACGGGATCGTTGCGAAGTGACGAAAAACGGATGCGGATGTCGACAACGGAGTTCCACGTGCGAACGCCGGACGAAATGTATGCCGCATTTCCTACGCATCATGAAGCCGTCAAACGATCACAGGAAATCGCCAACAGGGTTGATATTCAGCTTGAGCAGAAAAAGCACTACCCCGTTTTCTATCCACCGGATAACAAATCCGATATCGATTACCTCCGCGAAGTCTGTGAACAACAGCTTGTCGCCCGTTTCGAACCAGAAGAGTTGACGGACGCGCACTGGGAACGGCTCGCTTTCGAACTCAATGTTATTAAACAGATGGGTTACGCCAGTTACTTCCTCATCGTGTGGGACTTTGTTCGATTTGCGGAAGACAACGGCATTCCCTGTACGGCCAGGGGGTCGGCATGCGGAGCGTTAGTCGCCTTCGTTCTTGGTCTGAGTACGGTTTGTCCACTGAAATACGACTTGCTGTTTGAACGATTCTTGGACCCGAGTCGTAAAGAGCCTCCCGATATCGATATCGACTTCTGTCGCGATCGGCGACAGATGGTGATCGACTATACCAAACAGAAATACGGAGAAGACTGCGTCTCGCAGATCGGTACCTACGGAACGCTTAAAGCGAAAATGGCGATTCGCGACGTCGGACGTGCGCTGGGTGTCCCCCTTTCCCGAGTCAACGATATTGCGGGAATGATTCCGGAAACGTTGAATATCAAACTCTCTGCGGCACTGAAAGAGAGCCCGGAATTAAAGTCGGCCTACGATCAGGATTCTGAAGTCAAAGAAATGCTCGACATCGCGATGCGGCTCGAAGGGCTGTCGCGTAGTGCCGGAACTCATGCGGCGGGAGTCGTGGTTGCGGATACGCCCCTCTACGAATTGCTGCCACTTCAGAAGATCACTGGCAAACAGGACATTCTCACGCAGTGGGACGGTCCGACGGTTGAGAGTGTCGGCCTGCTGAAGATGGACTTCCTGGGTTTGCGTAACCTGACAATTCTCGACAAGTCGGTGCAGAACGTTAAAAAGCATCAGAAAATCGACATCATTCCGCACAAACTTCCGCTCGACGATCAGGAAACATTTGCGCTGCTGCAACGGGGAGAAACCAAAGGGATCTTCCAGTTGGAAAGTGGCGGGATGCGAGACCTGCTCACCAAGATGAAGCCAGACAGCTTCTCCGACATCATTGCGACCTCCGCCCTTTATCGTCCCGGTCCGCTGGAAGGGGGGATGGTCATGACCTATGTGAACGTGAAGCATGGCCGCGAACCGATCCCGGAGGTCCACCCGATCATTGATGCAATCCTGAACGAAACCTATGGAGTCATGGTTTACCAGGAACAAGTGATGCGGATCCTGAATCGATTGGGGGGAATCGAACTTCCTTCGTCCTATCAATGTATTAAAGCGATCAGTAAGAAAAAACTGAAGATCATCGCCATGTACAAAGAGCAGTTCCTCAAAGGATCCGTGGAGAAGGGGCTCGCCGAAGATAAGGCAAAGAACATTTTTGAGATGATCGAAAAGTTCGCCGGGTATGGTTTCAATAAATCGCACTCGACCGCTTATGGAGCCATCGCCTATCAGACCGCCTACCTGAAAGCACATTACCCCGTAGAATTTATGGCGGCCTTGCTTTCCTGTGGAATGGAAAGTTCCGACCGTATCACCGAGCACGTCGACGATGCCCGCCGCATGAAGCTCGAAGTACTACCGCCCGACGTGAACCGGTCTGATGTCGACTTCACCGTCGATGGCGACAAGATCATTTTCGGAATGGGAGCCTTGAAGGGAGTTGGCGATGCGACCGTAAAGGCGATCGTCGAGGAGCGAAATGCGAACGGACCGTTCCTGCATATTTTCGATCTCACCGAGCGGATTGATCCCAAACTTCTCAACCGGAGTTCTCTGGAACTTTTGGTGAAAGCAGGTGCACTCGACAATCTAGGAGGCAACCGGGAACAGTTGACGCTTGTGGTCGATCGGGCCGTGCAGGCATCCATTTCTCGTCAGAAAGATCGCCAGAGCGGGCAAAAATCTTTGTTTGGCGATGATGAACCTGCAGCAGCCGGAGAAGAGGAAGCGGTCGTCGTATCGCTTCCGGATGCTCCCGATTGGACGCATTCTCAAAAACTGGCGGCAGAAAAAGAGGTCTTCGGCTTTTACCTGACTTCACATCCTCTTACCGAGCGACAGGCTGAAATTACCCGCTACGCCAGTCACACCGTTCACGATGTTGGCGATCAAGATGATGGAGTGGAAGTCACCTTAGGGGGGATGGTTTCCTCCATCAAAAAGGCGACAACTAAAAAACCGAGCCGAAACGGAAATTCCAAGTACATTAACTTCGACTTCGAAGACCCAACAGGGATTGTGCGCTGCATCATGTGGCCGGAAGAATTCTCCCGTATGGGTGATAAAATTGAACCGGAAGCGATCTTGTACGTCAAAGGGAAGGTCGACCGCCGCAGCCGAGAGCCAAACATTGTGGTCAACAAGGTGTTGACCGTGGAAGAGGCCGACAAAGAATACACGACTCAGGTCGCGATCAAATTCCAGAATGGGATGCATACCCGACATGACATGGTTAAGGTCCGAGATATTCTCGACCGGTATCCGGGCAATACAGAAGTCGTTTTATTGCTCGACTCCCAGAACGAAGAAGAGGACCGGATGCGGTATGTCATTTCCACTCCCGCTGCCTTGCGAGTGACCTGTAGTACAGGTTTCCGCGAAGAATTGGCGACCGCGATCGGAAATGCGAACTTCCGTATGCACGCCCCCGCTGTAAAACAACGGCGGGCCTCGGCCTCCATTGGCAGGTAA
- a CDS encoding [protein-PII] uridylyltransferase family protein, giving the protein MFEDYSRLLNSSKLTDEQAAQILGPVGFDDLPKARQRFAELCPDDECRESLGRCLNTLLVALSDTASPDGSLINFERYVQSVEDRSVLFEYLANNPRGVEILIKLFVGSQFLTEILLRNPDYLNRLTRHKRLSEFKYLQQFIEEEKKATDPYPTLNEKLNAIRRYQHWELLRIGACDSFGLLDLKSVTVQLSLLADSLIQSCLRLVAEDLKVDVSNFVVIGFGKLGGEEINYSSDIDLVFLTDEDAARFWGLGQKLINALMASTGEGFMYRVDMRLRPWGRSGALVNTVKAHIDYLKKHGMTWEKQALLKARIIAGNSDIGKDFLRQVDEFIFTLPEKAVRENIDSMKSKIEKKIEKQGHVWGEVKQGPGSIRDIEFVTQYIQLRYGGENRSIRHFTTLEALIRLADFGYINAEEYRQLSTGYSFLRTIEHSLQLMHYKQTHHLPESDREMAYLARRLDYPSAKQFIKQYEQHSSAIRRIYEKYILKKGNKDATPSPDLNPDFSHIVTTYKKVFEQDQIDFHIRMMKKLNDDQIVSIQSRQKPEDLWELTVIGFNMRGSFSVVCGLLFVYGFNIEGGHAFTNLDVSPENVVIGNLDVHDSKRKFINVFLLKPPLEEVLPEVWDRYQADLCELLTEIKEGRLEEAQGRLAKRVAHALKDVPSTQANLYPVTIEIDNDRSTHSTVLTIESEDTIGFLYEMANALSLNEVDVGRVIITSENSIVHDTIFVTTDDGSKITDPKQLDELRAAIVLIKHFTHLLPHSPNPETALLHFRDFLIHVFNQPDWAADLASLRKPDVLNALARLLGVSDFLWEDFLRLQLSNLFPVLKDTESLKVRKEKEDLRNELNEILSGQSSKEGKIDALNAFKDREMFRIDMRHILDLITEFGDFSAELSDLAEVVVESATNLCLQALTDRYGSPLQEDGSPCRFSVCALGKCGGRELGFASDIELVFLYEGSGKTEGPESITTNEFFQHLVEQFKQTIRARQEGIFQLDLRLRPYGRAGSLAVSKEAFEKYFSHDGPAWPYERQALVKLRHVCGDEKFGHIMTTLRDELIYHGPPFDVSAMRAMREKQVRQLIKGSTLNAKLSPGGLVDIEYLVQGLQINYGRANFLLRSSNTRQAISALHMSGIFSPENFEKLRTAHMFQRRLIDALRMVRGNAKDLTVPAVDSEEFEFLARRLGYQSNTAKLKNDLEESITNVLEISRALM; this is encoded by the coding sequence ATGTTCGAGGATTATTCCCGGCTGCTTAACTCCAGTAAATTGACCGACGAACAGGCGGCCCAGATTCTGGGGCCAGTCGGTTTTGATGATTTGCCGAAAGCCAGGCAGCGTTTTGCGGAATTGTGCCCCGACGATGAGTGCCGTGAATCACTGGGGCGATGCCTCAACACCCTCCTGGTCGCCCTTTCCGATACTGCTTCTCCTGATGGCTCGTTGATTAACTTCGAAAGGTACGTTCAGTCTGTTGAAGATAGATCGGTCCTGTTTGAATACCTGGCCAATAATCCTCGCGGAGTCGAGATTCTGATTAAGCTGTTCGTCGGCAGCCAGTTCCTGACGGAAATCCTGCTGCGAAATCCGGACTACCTGAACAGACTGACGCGTCACAAACGTCTTTCCGAATTTAAATATCTCCAACAATTCATTGAGGAAGAAAAGAAGGCGACGGATCCGTATCCGACACTCAATGAAAAACTCAACGCGATTCGGCGGTACCAGCACTGGGAATTGCTCCGCATCGGCGCCTGCGATTCATTCGGATTGCTCGATTTAAAATCGGTGACGGTTCAACTTTCCCTTCTGGCAGACAGTTTAATCCAAAGCTGTCTGCGTTTGGTGGCTGAAGACTTAAAGGTAGATGTCTCCAATTTTGTTGTCATCGGTTTTGGCAAACTGGGTGGCGAAGAGATCAATTACAGTTCCGATATCGACCTCGTTTTTCTGACCGATGAAGATGCTGCCCGATTCTGGGGTCTCGGCCAGAAATTAATCAACGCGTTGATGGCGTCCACGGGCGAAGGCTTCATGTACCGGGTCGATATGCGATTGCGTCCGTGGGGTCGTTCGGGAGCGCTGGTGAACACCGTTAAGGCACACATCGATTACCTGAAAAAGCATGGCATGACCTGGGAAAAGCAGGCGCTGCTAAAAGCGAGAATCATTGCCGGCAATAGTGACATCGGAAAAGACTTCCTGCGCCAGGTGGATGAGTTCATCTTCACTCTGCCGGAAAAGGCAGTGCGTGAAAACATTGACAGCATGAAAAGCAAGATCGAGAAAAAGATCGAGAAGCAGGGGCATGTCTGGGGAGAAGTTAAACAGGGGCCTGGGTCAATTCGAGATATTGAATTTGTGACTCAATACATCCAGCTGCGATACGGGGGCGAAAACCGATCCATTCGCCATTTCACGACGTTGGAAGCCTTAATTCGACTGGCTGACTTCGGTTACATCAATGCCGAAGAATACCGACAGCTGTCTACGGGGTATTCGTTCCTCCGCACGATCGAGCACTCTCTGCAGCTAATGCATTACAAACAGACGCATCATCTGCCGGAAAGTGATCGGGAGATGGCTTACCTCGCCCGACGGCTCGATTACCCATCGGCGAAACAGTTCATCAAGCAGTATGAGCAACACAGTTCGGCTATCCGGAGGATCTACGAAAAATACATTCTGAAGAAGGGAAATAAAGACGCGACTCCCTCCCCGGATTTGAATCCGGACTTTTCACATATCGTCACGACATACAAGAAAGTCTTTGAACAGGACCAGATTGATTTTCATATTCGCATGATGAAAAAGTTAAACGACGATCAAATCGTTTCTATTCAATCGCGTCAAAAACCGGAAGATCTTTGGGAGCTCACTGTGATCGGTTTCAATATGCGCGGGAGTTTTTCTGTCGTTTGCGGACTGCTGTTTGTCTATGGATTTAATATCGAAGGGGGGCACGCCTTTACCAATCTTGATGTCTCGCCGGAAAATGTCGTGATTGGAAATCTGGATGTTCACGATAGCAAGCGAAAATTCATCAACGTCTTTCTGCTTAAGCCCCCCCTGGAAGAAGTTCTGCCCGAAGTTTGGGACCGGTATCAGGCAGACCTTTGCGAATTACTGACGGAAATCAAGGAGGGGAGACTGGAGGAAGCTCAGGGAAGATTGGCGAAAAGAGTCGCCCATGCACTGAAAGATGTCCCTTCAACACAGGCGAATCTGTACCCGGTCACGATTGAGATCGACAATGATCGTTCGACCCATTCGACCGTCCTGACAATTGAATCGGAAGATACGATCGGCTTTCTGTATGAGATGGCGAACGCCTTGTCGTTAAACGAAGTCGATGTCGGCCGTGTCATCATCACGAGCGAAAACAGCATTGTTCACGATACGATTTTCGTGACCACAGACGATGGCAGTAAAATCACGGACCCCAAACAACTGGACGAACTGCGTGCTGCGATTGTCCTGATTAAACACTTCACGCATTTGCTGCCGCACTCTCCTAATCCGGAAACGGCATTACTTCATTTTCGCGACTTCCTGATTCACGTGTTTAATCAACCCGACTGGGCTGCGGACTTAGCGTCTCTGCGAAAACCAGACGTCTTGAACGCGCTCGCGCGTTTATTAGGGGTGAGCGACTTCCTGTGGGAAGACTTTCTCCGTTTACAATTGTCAAACCTGTTCCCGGTGCTGAAGGATACAGAATCGCTGAAAGTCCGAAAGGAGAAGGAAGACCTGCGGAACGAATTGAATGAGATTCTATCGGGGCAATCGAGCAAAGAAGGCAAAATCGACGCCCTGAATGCGTTTAAAGATCGCGAGATGTTCCGAATCGATATGCGGCACATCCTTGATCTGATCACTGAATTCGGAGACTTCTCAGCCGAACTATCGGATCTGGCTGAGGTGGTGGTGGAATCGGCGACGAACCTGTGTTTGCAGGCCCTGACAGACCGTTATGGGTCTCCGCTACAGGAAGATGGTAGTCCCTGTCGGTTCTCTGTTTGTGCCTTGGGCAAATGCGGCGGGCGGGAGTTGGGTTTCGCTTCGGACATTGAATTAGTGTTTCTGTACGAAGGGAGTGGAAAAACAGAGGGACCGGAATCGATCACAACCAATGAATTCTTCCAGCATCTGGTTGAACAATTCAAACAGACTATTCGCGCCCGTCAGGAAGGGATTTTTCAACTTGACCTGCGATTACGTCCTTATGGTCGCGCGGGCAGTCTGGCCGTTTCTAAAGAGGCGTTCGAGAAATACTTTTCCCATGATGGTCCCGCCTGGCCTTATGAACGGCAGGCACTGGTAAAGCTTCGGCATGTGTGCGGAGATGAGAAGTTCGGACACATCATGACAACCTTACGCGACGAACTAATCTACCACGGCCCCCCCTTCGACGTGTCCGCCATGCGCGCGATGCGAGAAAAGCAGGTTCGTCAGTTGATTAAAGGGAGTACGCTGAATGCCAAACTGAGCCCCGGTGGTCTGGTCGACATTGAATACCTCGTTCAGGGGTTGCAGATCAATTATGGTCGAGCGAATTTCCTGCTTCGGTCCAGTAATACTCGCCAGGCGATCAGTGCTCTCCACATGTCGGGCATTTTCTCGCCAGAGAACTTCGAAAAACTCCGCACCGCGCACATGTTTCAACGAAGATTGATTGATGCCCTGAGAATGGTCCGCGGGAACGCCAAGGATTTGACGGTTCCTGCTGTCGACAGTGAAGAGTTCGAATTTCTCGCCCGTCGGCTGGGTTATCAATCGAACACAGCAAAATTAAAGAATGATCTGGAAGAGTCGATCACTAATGTCCTCGAAATCAGCCGGGCCTTAATGTAG
- a CDS encoding nucleoside hydrolase, producing MRKLIIDADPGIGSALTLIAAMQDPEIDLLAITATAGRVSAAQASSNIQALVDLFDPPKRPRIGWAAENVSALPQFPEEPCSALLNGKLGLGDFEFNPPQPHHRIDSPKVLSELTREYPNEITLLTLGPLTNVARVNDYHPGILQKLHEIVIVGGSHHHSGDITPAAEFNFYADPPSARTVLSVPATKTLVPLDVSEKIEMTYEQFSDWFEQSPTSLGQLLREMIPACFRLHHQLLGRECIPLREMVGLAVAARPLTAESKQIAVAVECQGKLTRGMTIFDERPHPTWKPNVELVTTLDSQGVLDYCRTMLQGCGKSV from the coding sequence GTGCGAAAACTCATTATTGATGCAGATCCAGGAATCGGAAGTGCCCTGACGCTCATCGCCGCCATGCAGGATCCTGAAATTGACCTGCTGGCGATTACTGCTACGGCAGGACGCGTGAGCGCGGCCCAGGCATCCAGCAACATCCAGGCACTGGTGGATTTGTTCGACCCGCCCAAAAGGCCCCGTATTGGTTGGGCTGCGGAAAACGTATCGGCTCTCCCTCAATTTCCCGAGGAACCCTGCTCTGCCCTGCTGAATGGAAAGCTGGGTCTGGGGGATTTTGAATTTAATCCTCCCCAGCCTCATCATCGGATTGATTCGCCCAAAGTCCTCTCAGAACTGACGCGAGAGTACCCGAATGAGATTACTCTACTGACCTTGGGACCGCTGACGAATGTCGCGCGGGTAAATGACTATCATCCCGGTATTCTGCAGAAACTCCACGAGATCGTGATCGTAGGTGGTTCCCATCACCATAGTGGCGACATTACTCCTGCTGCCGAGTTCAATTTCTACGCCGATCCCCCCAGTGCGCGGACAGTCTTGTCTGTTCCTGCGACTAAGACACTTGTGCCGCTCGACGTGAGCGAGAAGATCGAAATGACGTACGAACAATTTTCGGACTGGTTTGAGCAATCGCCAACATCACTCGGTCAGCTGTTACGAGAGATGATCCCCGCCTGCTTCAGGTTGCATCACCAGCTATTGGGAAGAGAATGTATTCCACTTCGGGAAATGGTTGGGCTGGCGGTTGCTGCCCGTCCGCTGACGGCAGAATCGAAACAAATCGCCGTAGCTGTCGAATGTCAGGGTAAACTGACGCGGGGCATGACCATCTTCGATGAACGACCGCACCCCACCTGGAAACCGAATGTGGAACTGGTCACCACGCTTGATTCACAGGGTGTTCTCGATTACTGTCGAACCATGTTGCAAGGCTGCGGAAAGTCTGTTTAA
- a CDS encoding glycine cleavage system protein H has product MTDSAEPLVFMMGQFEAVIPQDRVYSTKHLWLQKLEPQLYRVGFTSYSVRLLQDVYFLEWRVEAPTILREKQEIGEVESSKALSTLYAPAVGELVQFNEHLLEDPTPINTDCYGTGWLYDLRTTAIMKTPAEYVAHLDEGWEKTQNMLKGQIN; this is encoded by the coding sequence ATGACTGACTCCGCCGAGCCATTAGTATTCATGATGGGCCAGTTCGAAGCGGTCATCCCTCAAGACCGTGTCTACAGCACCAAGCACCTCTGGTTACAGAAACTAGAGCCGCAATTATATCGCGTCGGATTCACCAGCTATTCGGTCCGCTTGCTACAGGACGTCTATTTTCTGGAATGGCGAGTCGAAGCCCCAACCATCCTCCGAGAAAAGCAGGAGATCGGGGAAGTGGAAAGCTCCAAGGCACTTTCCACCCTATACGCCCCCGCCGTCGGCGAACTTGTCCAGTTCAATGAACATTTGCTGGAAGACCCAACTCCTATCAATACCGATTGTTATGGAACTGGCTGGTTGTATGATCTCCGCACAACTGCGATAATGAAAACACCAGCAGAATATGTCGCCCACCTCGACGAGGGGTGGGAGAAAACGCAAAATATGCTGAAAGGGCAGATCAATTAA